From the Deinococcus sonorensis KR-87 genome, the window AGGCCTTGCCGAACACGTGGTCGGGCCACGGCACGAAGCTCATCTTCACGTAGGCGGTGGCGTCCGCCTGCGGGAAGTCGAACTGCAGGGTGTAGTCGTTGATCTTCTTGATGGTGATGGGCTTCTCGCTGATGAAGAAGCTGTCGTAGCTGTTGCTGCCGACCTTGTCGTCGGTGTGGATCTTCCAGGTGGTGATCCAGTCGTCGGCGGTGATCGGCTGTCCGTCACTGAACTTCATGCCCTGACGGATCTTGACCACGAAGCGCTTGTTGCTGTTGCTGACCACCGGCATGCTCTCGGCCATGTACGGGATGAAGCCGTCGGTGGCGGGGTCCTGCTTGAACAGGGTCGCGCCGTTCAGGGTCATCAGGTCCGGCAGGCTGTCGGCCTCGGCGGACGTGAAGGGGTTGAGGGTCTTGTAATCGCTGATCTGGTAGCTGCGAAACTCGCCACCCTTCTTAGCGGAGCTGGCCGGGTCGGCGCTCCACTTGGCCGGCCAGACGAACGGAGCCGCCGAGCTGGTTCCCAGCGTGAGTGCAGCAAGCAGAAACAAGGTCTTCTTCATGGGCATTCCTCCTGGTCTGGATAAAACAACATCGCACCCAGCGGCGAAACTCAATTGCAGTGAGTTTCTAGGTTGGGATCATGACCGGCGTTGTGTGGGGTTCCAGCGAGGTCAATATAGGCAATATGGCTAGTCAGGTCAAGAAACGGTCAAGGCATTGCGAACGCCCTGCCCATCGGACTTGGGCGAGATGAGGACCATTCACACGGTATGCATAATTATGAGGAGTGAAGTATACAAACGAAAAGTCACCTCCCCGAATGAGGAGGTGACTGCCAGGGAAGACTTAACGCGAAACGATGTCGATCAGCAGAGCCAGCAGCATGAAAATTCCGCCCAGTACGCTGGAAATGCGAATCAGGCCACCTTCCACGCCGCGCCCGCCGAACAGGTCGCCGCCGCCGCCCAGGGAGGCGCTGAGGCCCGCCTGCTTCGGCACCTGCAGCAGCACGAAGAACACCAGCCCCACGCACGCCAGGGCAAACAGCACGATGAACAGAATCAGAATGGACATGAGAACCTCGCAAAACGCCTCACTGGAGGCGGAAAAATCAGGATTGAAGCAGGGCACGCGG encodes:
- the secG gene encoding preprotein translocase subunit SecG; translated protein: MSILILFIVLFALACVGLVFFVLLQVPKQAGLSASLGGGGDLFGGRGVEGGLIRISSVLGGIFMLLALLIDIVSR